Proteins encoded in a region of the Ancylobacter sp. SL191 genome:
- a CDS encoding DUF2059 domain-containing protein: MPVGTGRYGKRLLGAGIAALVLATAPALAQQPAPFTMSQAATAPAKVAEPTAAQLKLANELLTANGEAASFDALIPGIIEQAAASFVQANPDLIRDLRDVAKQLVPEYEKRRGEIIQILARTYAQQFTEAELGELLTFYRSPVGKKLVERRQQLLDDGLRGIQAWSAKFSKEMESRVRDEMKKRGFTI, translated from the coding sequence ATGCCGGTTGGTACGGGACGTTACGGGAAGCGCCTGCTCGGCGCCGGCATCGCGGCGCTGGTTCTGGCGACGGCGCCAGCGCTCGCCCAGCAGCCCGCCCCTTTCACCATGAGCCAGGCCGCCACCGCCCCGGCCAAGGTCGCCGAGCCGACGGCCGCGCAGCTCAAGCTGGCCAATGAACTGCTCACCGCCAATGGCGAGGCGGCGAGCTTCGACGCGCTGATCCCCGGCATCATCGAGCAGGCCGCCGCCAGCTTCGTGCAGGCGAATCCGGACCTCATCCGCGACCTGCGCGATGTCGCCAAGCAGCTCGTGCCGGAATATGAGAAGCGCCGCGGCGAGATCATCCAGATCCTGGCCCGCACCTATGCCCAGCAGTTCACCGAGGCCGAGTTGGGCGAATTGCTCACCTTCTACCGCTCGCCGGTCGGCAAGAAGCTGGTGGAGCGTCGCCAGCAGCTGCTCGATGATGGGCTGCGCGGTATCCAGGCGTGGAGCGCCAAGTTCTCCAAGGAGATGGAGAGCCGCGTGCGCGACGAGATGAAGAAGCGCGGCTTTACCATCTGA
- the rpiA gene encoding ribose-5-phosphate isomerase RpiA — translation MSDAPLSDAETLKRQAAARALEHVRSGMKLGLGTGSTAKHFVELLAEKVQQGLEVVGVPTSEVTKAQAESLGVPVATLDEYPILDLCVDGADEIGPDLTLVKGGGGALLREKIVASAAQEMFVIADASKRVAQLGAFPLPIEVVDFGVAATRRAIERAAKAAGCHGLLTLRRRADGHVFVTDQGHVILDAAYGVIPDPAALALALSQVPGVVEHGLFIKLATRVFLAGADGVTVIDRA, via the coding sequence ATGTCCGACGCCCCACTGTCCGACGCCGAGACCCTCAAACGCCAGGCCGCCGCCCGCGCGCTGGAGCATGTGCGCTCCGGCATGAAGCTCGGGCTCGGCACCGGCTCGACCGCCAAGCACTTCGTCGAACTTCTGGCCGAGAAGGTGCAGCAGGGGCTCGAGGTGGTGGGCGTGCCGACCTCCGAGGTGACCAAGGCACAGGCCGAGAGCCTCGGCGTGCCGGTGGCGACGCTCGACGAGTACCCGATCCTCGACCTGTGCGTGGACGGTGCGGACGAGATCGGGCCGGACCTCACCCTGGTGAAGGGTGGCGGCGGCGCGCTGCTGCGCGAGAAGATCGTCGCCTCGGCGGCGCAGGAAATGTTCGTCATTGCCGATGCATCGAAGAGGGTGGCGCAGCTCGGCGCCTTCCCGCTGCCGATCGAAGTTGTGGATTTCGGCGTCGCCGCGACCCGCCGGGCGATCGAGCGCGCCGCGAAGGCCGCCGGCTGTCACGGCCTGCTGACCTTGCGCCGGCGGGCCGACGGCCATGTTTTCGTCACGGATCAGGGACACGTCATTCTCGATGCCGCCTATGGCGTCATTCCCGATCCCGCCGCGCTGGCGCTGGCCCTCTCGCAGGTGCCTGGCGTCGTCGAGCACGGGCTATTCATCAAGCTGGCGACCCGCGTCTTTCTTGCGGGCGCCGATGGCGTGACGGTCATAGACCGCGCGTGA
- a CDS encoding HAD-IA family hydrolase — MPLSTDHPAVIAFDLDGTLVDTAPDLLDTLDVVLDHAGAPPLPREETRKMIGAGARALVNRGLTAAGMSVDPERFDRLYDLFLEHYAAHIADSSRPFPGLLDALDTLAAQGHTLAVCTNKLEYLSRLLLDRLDLTDRFAVIAGADTFPVHKPDAGHLIGTIERAGGTAARAIMVGDSMTDVLTAKNARVPCIVVPFGYTETPAAELGGDVLIEHYDLLPGTVAQLLGRQ, encoded by the coding sequence ATGCCTCTTTCCACCGACCACCCCGCCGTCATCGCCTTCGATCTCGACGGCACCCTCGTCGACACCGCCCCGGACCTGCTCGACACGCTCGATGTCGTTCTCGATCATGCCGGCGCCCCGCCGCTGCCGCGCGAGGAGACCCGCAAGATGATCGGCGCCGGCGCGCGCGCCCTCGTCAATCGTGGCCTCACCGCCGCCGGGATGAGCGTCGATCCGGAGCGATTCGACCGGCTCTACGATCTCTTCCTCGAGCACTATGCCGCCCACATCGCCGATTCATCCCGCCCCTTCCCCGGCCTGCTCGACGCGCTCGACACGCTCGCCGCGCAGGGCCACACGCTCGCGGTCTGCACCAACAAGCTGGAATATCTCTCGCGCCTGCTGCTCGATCGGCTGGACCTCACGGACCGTTTCGCGGTGATCGCCGGAGCCGACACCTTCCCGGTCCACAAGCCCGATGCCGGCCATCTCATCGGCACGATCGAGCGGGCGGGCGGCACGGCGGCGCGCGCCATTATGGTCGGCGACAGCATGACCGACGTTCTCACCGCCAAGAACGCCCGCGTGCCCTGCATCGTCGTCCCCTTCGGCTACACCGAGACGCCGGCGGCGGAACTCGGGGGCGATGTGCTGATCGAGCATTATGATCTGCTGCCCGGCACCGTGGCCCAGCTTCTTGGCCGTCAGTGA
- a CDS encoding LysR family transcriptional regulator has product MTDIRELDLNLLRALDALLDERSVTRAAERLGLTQPAVSGMLTRLRASFGDPLFVRTRRGIVPTARAGELAPAVKQILADIAGLMELPLFDPASADLTVSIAATDYALDAVIVPFIARLRRMAPNMRVAVRPLDEARIIDEFERGDIDLALMTPEAAPPELHFRALFDEHYVGVLREGHPDGSGPVLDLARFCALDHALVSFTGDRFRGVVDAALAGQGLERRVVVTLSSFLALLQLVRSTDLIATVPSRLVAGVPGLATFPPPLAIPGFTKLAVWHARTHRSPGHRWVRTQLSEAVAGPSRDGSG; this is encoded by the coding sequence TTGACGGATATCAGAGAACTCGACCTGAACCTCCTGCGCGCGCTCGATGCGCTGCTGGACGAACGCAGCGTGACGCGCGCGGCCGAGCGTCTCGGCCTGACCCAGCCGGCGGTGAGCGGGATGCTGACGCGGCTGCGCGCCAGCTTCGGTGATCCGCTGTTCGTCCGCACGCGGCGCGGTATCGTGCCGACCGCACGCGCCGGCGAACTGGCTCCGGCGGTGAAGCAGATCCTCGCCGACATTGCCGGTCTGATGGAGCTTCCGCTCTTCGATCCGGCGAGTGCGGACCTGACGGTCTCCATCGCCGCCACCGACTATGCGCTCGACGCGGTGATCGTTCCGTTCATCGCCAGGCTGCGCAGGATGGCGCCAAACATGCGGGTGGCGGTCCGCCCGCTGGACGAGGCGCGCATCATTGACGAGTTCGAGCGGGGGGATATTGACCTCGCCCTCATGACGCCCGAGGCTGCGCCGCCCGAGCTTCATTTCCGGGCGCTCTTCGACGAGCATTATGTCGGCGTGCTGCGGGAGGGGCATCCCGATGGATCGGGGCCCGTGCTCGATCTCGCGCGGTTCTGTGCGCTCGACCACGCGCTGGTGTCGTTCACCGGGGACCGGTTTCGCGGCGTGGTCGATGCCGCCCTTGCGGGGCAGGGGCTCGAACGGCGCGTTGTGGTGACGCTGTCCAGCTTTCTCGCGCTTTTGCAGCTGGTGCGGAGCACCGACCTTATCGCGACCGTGCCGAGCCGGCTGGTCGCCGGCGTGCCCGGACTTGCGACCTTCCCGCCGCCCCTTGCCATTCCCGGCTTTACCAAGCTGGCCGTCTGGCACGCGCGCACCCATCGCAGCCCTGGCCATCGCTGGGTAAGGACGCAACTGTCGGAGGCCGTGGCTGGCCCGTCGCGGGATGGATCAGGCTGA
- a CDS encoding SRPBCC domain-containing protein, whose product MQEITWPQDYLPGFTDNFASNEVIVAGLGAADVWPLLATAPLWPSYYANSANIRFYDGKGPELADGTRFYFETFGFPVEAEVVEFVSPHNGQPGRVAWHGWAGAGDARLDVHHAWLVEDLPGGRVRILTQETQRGKPAEELARAKPNPMINGHQDWLEGLAAAALQRKSER is encoded by the coding sequence ATGCAGGAGATCACCTGGCCGCAGGATTATCTGCCCGGCTTCACCGACAATTTCGCGTCCAATGAAGTGATCGTGGCGGGCCTCGGCGCCGCCGATGTCTGGCCTCTGCTGGCCACCGCCCCGCTTTGGCCGAGCTACTATGCCAACTCCGCCAATATTCGATTCTATGACGGCAAGGGCCCCGAGCTGGCGGACGGCACGCGGTTCTATTTCGAGACCTTCGGCTTCCCGGTCGAGGCAGAGGTGGTCGAGTTCGTCTCGCCACACAACGGGCAGCCCGGCCGCGTCGCCTGGCATGGCTGGGCTGGCGCGGGCGATGCGAGACTGGACGTTCATCACGCCTGGCTCGTCGAGGATCTGCCGGGCGGCCGCGTGCGCATCCTCACGCAGGAAACGCAAAGGGGAAAGCCGGCCGAGGAACTCGCCCGCGCCAAGCCCAACCCGATGATCAATGGCCATCAGGATTGGCTGGAGGGACTTGCGGCCGCTGCTCTCCAGCGCAAGAGCGAGCGCTGA
- a CDS encoding outer membrane protein, whose translation MHKFSLSAVAVVLMGGTAFAADLPVKAPAAYIAPVPVFTWQGFYIGANAGYGWGSSDFDNGFDLGGQDGAIVGGQIGYNWQWDNVVFGIEADLQYADLNTGYDFVDGGSLNSSMDYFGTVRARLGYAFDMFLPYVTGGLAYGKNEIDFNYLAGGGSDSNTHVGYTVGAGAEYAFSPNWSAKVEYLWTDLGSEEYLGRDVDVSFSSVRAGINYRF comes from the coding sequence ATGCATAAGTTTTCACTCTCCGCGGTTGCAGTGGTGCTGATGGGCGGAACGGCCTTCGCGGCGGACCTCCCGGTCAAGGCGCCGGCGGCCTACATCGCCCCCGTTCCGGTCTTCACCTGGCAGGGCTTCTATATTGGCGCGAATGCCGGCTATGGCTGGGGCAGCTCGGACTTCGACAATGGCTTCGATCTCGGCGGCCAGGATGGCGCCATTGTCGGCGGCCAGATCGGCTATAACTGGCAGTGGGACAATGTGGTGTTCGGCATCGAGGCCGACCTGCAATACGCTGACCTGAACACCGGCTATGACTTCGTCGACGGCGGTTCGCTCAACAGCAGCATGGACTATTTCGGCACGGTGCGTGCCCGCCTCGGCTACGCCTTCGACATGTTCCTGCCCTATGTCACCGGCGGTCTCGCCTATGGCAAGAACGAGATCGACTTCAACTATCTCGCCGGCGGCGGTTCCGACAGCAACACCCATGTCGGCTACACGGTTGGCGCCGGCGCGGAATACGCCTTCTCGCCGAACTGGAGCGCCAAGGTCGAGTATCTGTGGACCGACCTCGGCAGCGAGGAATATCTCGGCCGCGATGTCGACGTGTCCTTCAGCTCCGTGCGGGCCGGCATCAACTACCGCTTCTGA
- a CDS encoding polysaccharide pyruvyl transferase family protein — protein sequence MRGLIDDIARENGSIPLGWAGSTMQMNYLNFGDALSPVMVSLAGGLPVHRVPTKSSSPRMAAVGTIGHGFAGGDVYFWGTGCSNWLNPGKGAERQPFLPSPDSRFHVRATRGPVSERLLNGGGTGSGIHGDPVWLLPQFYAAPVRKKWKLGCILHLSELADRDYEAHPHAADLRYVVPAEFTDDVHLITTVTPITIDGVRDKIDEIRACERIVSTSLHGMVIAESYGIPCLYFSPQGDTPGPIDLALEPDGNVDLRIVDLYRGMGRETLRAFGQPRTRATDWGRLMADIDANWRPIDLRDADALLDALPVAPAPLEAPPGGSVWDHPVIRSLVLQHDVTQLRRDDKAGSPKPVRTTARGVAAAP from the coding sequence ATGCGCGGCTTGATCGACGATATCGCCCGAGAGAACGGCAGCATTCCGCTGGGATGGGCTGGTTCGACTATGCAGATGAATTATCTCAATTTCGGCGATGCTCTCAGCCCGGTGATGGTATCGCTGGCAGGCGGGCTGCCGGTACATCGCGTGCCCACCAAGTCGAGTTCGCCCCGCATGGCGGCGGTGGGCACCATCGGCCACGGCTTCGCCGGCGGCGACGTGTATTTCTGGGGCACCGGCTGCTCGAACTGGCTGAACCCCGGCAAGGGCGCCGAGCGCCAGCCCTTCCTTCCCTCGCCCGACAGCCGCTTCCATGTGCGGGCAACGCGCGGCCCGGTATCGGAAAGGCTTCTGAATGGCGGCGGCACGGGCAGCGGCATCCATGGCGACCCGGTCTGGCTGCTGCCGCAATTTTACGCGGCACCGGTCAGGAAAAAATGGAAGCTCGGCTGCATCCTGCATCTCTCCGAACTGGCCGACCGGGACTATGAGGCTCACCCGCACGCGGCGGACCTGCGCTATGTCGTGCCGGCGGAATTCACGGACGACGTCCACCTCATCACCACCGTCACGCCCATCACGATCGACGGGGTGCGCGACAAGATCGACGAGATCCGCGCCTGCGAGCGCATCGTCTCCACCAGCCTGCACGGCATGGTCATCGCCGAGAGCTACGGCATTCCGTGCCTGTATTTCTCACCGCAGGGCGACACGCCCGGCCCGATCGACCTGGCGCTGGAGCCCGATGGCAATGTCGATCTGCGCATCGTCGATCTCTACCGCGGCATGGGGCGGGAGACGCTGCGCGCCTTCGGCCAGCCGCGCACGCGGGCAACCGATTGGGGACGGCTGATGGCCGATATCGACGCAAACTGGCGCCCCATCGACCTCAGGGACGCCGATGCGCTGCTCGACGCCCTGCCCGTCGCGCCCGCCCCATTGGAGGCCCCGCCCGGCGGCAGCGTCTGGGATCACCCGGTCATTCGCTCTTTGGTGCTCCAGCACGATGTCACGCAGCTCAGGCGCGACGACAAGGCCGGCAGCCCGAAGCCGGTCCGCACGACGGCGAGGGGTGTGGCCGCCGCGCCATAG
- a CDS encoding L,D-transpeptidase, which translates to MRVTKWAAVALVAALGWMGAAPASAQTLALSNVFPKPYDFGIGPKSGYGGSPIRRTTVRYEGPYAPGTIVVNTAERRLYLVQPNGTALKYGIGVGRDGFRWSGVKTITRKAEWPGWTPPPQMLQRRPDLPRYMPGGIDNPLGARAMYLGSSLYRIHGSNEPETIGQAVSSGCFRMTNDDVTDLYSRVNVGTKVIVLN; encoded by the coding sequence ATGCGAGTGACGAAGTGGGCAGCGGTGGCGCTGGTCGCCGCGCTGGGGTGGATGGGGGCCGCGCCGGCTTCCGCGCAGACCCTGGCTTTGAGCAATGTGTTTCCCAAGCCGTATGATTTCGGCATCGGCCCGAAGAGCGGCTATGGCGGATCGCCGATCCGCCGCACCACCGTGCGCTATGAGGGCCCCTATGCGCCCGGCACCATCGTGGTGAACACCGCCGAGCGCCGGCTCTATCTGGTGCAGCCAAACGGCACGGCGCTGAAATACGGCATCGGCGTCGGCCGCGACGGCTTCCGCTGGTCGGGCGTGAAGACCATTACCCGCAAGGCCGAATGGCCGGGCTGGACCCCGCCGCCGCAGATGCTGCAGCGCCGCCCCGATCTGCCGCGCTACATGCCCGGCGGCATCGACAACCCGCTCGGCGCGCGCGCCATGTATCTGGGTTCCTCGCTCTACCGCATCCACGGCTCGAACGAGCCCGAGACGATCGGCCAGGCGGTGTCCTCGGGCTGTTTCCGCATGACCAATGACGACGTCACCGACCTCTACAGCCGGGTGAATGTCGGCACCAAGGTCATCGTGCTGAACTGA
- a CDS encoding DUF971 domain-containing protein, translating into MTDAWPTEIKIHKDKGALTIAFEDGANFTLSAEYLRVESPSAEVQGHSPADRQLVSGKREVRIQEVIPVGNYAVRLIFDDGHSTGIYTWDTFHQLGREHPTRWPRYQQELAAKNLSRDLPGTVRRH; encoded by the coding sequence ATGACCGACGCCTGGCCGACCGAGATCAAGATCCACAAGGACAAGGGTGCCCTGACCATCGCCTTCGAGGATGGCGCCAATTTCACGCTGAGCGCGGAATATCTGCGGGTCGAAAGCCCCTCGGCCGAGGTTCAGGGCCATTCCCCGGCCGACCGCCAGCTGGTCTCCGGCAAGCGCGAGGTACGCATTCAGGAGGTAATCCCGGTCGGCAATTATGCGGTGCGGCTGATCTTCGACGACGGCCACTCGACCGGCATCTACACCTGGGACACGTTCCACCAGCTCGGCCGCGAGCACCCGACGCGCTGGCCGCGCTACCAGCAGGAACTCGCCGCCAAGAACCTCTCCCGCGACCTGCCGGGGACGGTGCGCCGGCACTGA
- the moaA gene encoding GTP 3',8-cyclase MoaA codes for MDTFGRAVSYLRVSVTDRCDFRCVYCMAEHMTFLPKPELLTLEELDRLCSAFVVRGVKKLRLTGGEPLVRRDVMTLFRSLSRHLDSGALEELTLTTNGSQLARFAGDLAACGVKRINVSLDTLDPAKFRALTRWGDLSKVLAGIDAAQNAGIHVKLNAVALAGDNEAEIPALIEWAHGRGMDISLIEVMPLGETGAERLDQYLPLSTVRERLAERWTLEDIPFRTGGPARYVSIKETGGRLGFITPLTHNFCEGCNRVRVTCTGTLYMCLGQDDAADLRTPLRASESDDRLHAALDDAIFRKPKGHDFVIDRPGRPPALRRHMSVTGG; via the coding sequence ATGGACACGTTCGGCCGCGCCGTCAGCTATCTGCGCGTCTCCGTCACCGATCGGTGCGATTTCCGCTGTGTATACTGCATGGCGGAACACATGACGTTCCTGCCCAAGCCCGAACTGCTGACGCTGGAGGAGCTGGACCGCCTGTGCTCCGCCTTTGTCGTGCGCGGGGTGAAGAAGCTGCGCCTCACCGGCGGCGAGCCGCTGGTGCGCCGGGACGTGATGACGCTGTTCCGTTCGCTCTCGCGCCACCTCGATTCGGGCGCGCTGGAGGAACTCACCCTCACCACCAATGGCTCGCAGCTCGCCCGTTTCGCCGGCGATCTCGCGGCCTGCGGCGTCAAGCGCATCAATGTCTCGCTCGACACGCTGGACCCGGCGAAGTTCCGCGCCCTCACCCGCTGGGGCGACCTGTCCAAGGTGCTCGCCGGCATCGACGCCGCGCAGAACGCCGGCATCCATGTGAAGCTCAACGCCGTCGCGCTGGCCGGCGATAACGAGGCGGAAATCCCCGCCCTCATCGAATGGGCGCATGGGCGCGGCATGGACATCTCGCTCATCGAGGTCATGCCGCTGGGCGAGACCGGGGCCGAGCGGCTCGACCAGTATCTGCCGCTCTCCACCGTGCGCGAGAGGCTGGCAGAGCGCTGGACGCTGGAGGACATCCCGTTCCGCACCGGCGGCCCGGCACGCTACGTCTCGATCAAGGAGACCGGCGGCCGGCTCGGCTTCATCACGCCGCTGACGCATAATTTCTGCGAGGGTTGCAACCGGGTGCGCGTCACCTGCACCGGCACGCTCTATATGTGCCTCGGCCAGGACGACGCGGCCGACCTGCGCACCCCGCTGCGCGCCTCCGAGAGCGACGACCGGCTGCACGCCGCGCTGGACGACGCGATTTTCCGCAAGCCGAAGGGCCACGATTTCGTGATCGACCGTCCCGGCCGCCCGCCCGCGCTGCGCCGGCACATGAGCGTTACCGGCGGCTGA
- a CDS encoding MFS transporter, whose amino-acid sequence MQLPLLALAMASFGIGTTEFVIMGLLPEVAADLGVSIPAAGLLVTGYALGVVVGAPIVAIITNSLPRKATLMGLASMFVLGNFLCAIAPDYWFLMAARVVTAFCHGAFFGIGAVVAASLVPVNQRASAIALMFAGLTLANVLGVPLGTALGQAWGWRSTFWAVVAIGILAVSAIALWVPRDIPHSAGNILREFAVLKRPQVVLTMLMSVLASASLFTVFTYIAPLLREVTGLTPHTVTYVLLLFGVGITIGNILGGRLADWRLMPSLMASFIGLTVVMVAMVFTSAVVVAAIATVFVWGILVFAVVPPIQTRVVDAAVGAPNLASTLNQGAFNLGNAAGAWIGGAAITVGIGYAELPWVGAALAVGALGLCMVSQALERRDGGLVSAAEAPACEEC is encoded by the coding sequence ATGCAGCTCCCGCTGTTGGCTTTGGCCATGGCTTCCTTCGGCATTGGCACCACTGAATTCGTCATTATGGGGTTGCTGCCCGAGGTGGCCGCCGATCTCGGCGTCTCCATTCCGGCGGCGGGGCTGCTGGTCACGGGCTATGCGCTCGGCGTCGTGGTCGGCGCGCCCATCGTCGCCATCATCACCAATTCCCTGCCGCGCAAGGCGACACTGATGGGCCTTGCCAGCATGTTCGTGCTCGGCAATTTCCTGTGCGCCATCGCGCCGGATTACTGGTTCCTGATGGCCGCGCGCGTCGTCACCGCCTTCTGCCACGGCGCCTTCTTCGGCATCGGCGCGGTGGTGGCGGCGAGCCTCGTGCCGGTGAACCAGCGCGCCAGCGCCATCGCGCTGATGTTCGCGGGGCTGACGCTGGCCAATGTGCTGGGCGTGCCCCTCGGCACCGCGCTCGGCCAAGCCTGGGGCTGGCGCTCCACCTTCTGGGCGGTGGTCGCGATCGGCATTCTCGCGGTCAGCGCCATCGCGCTCTGGGTGCCCCGCGACATTCCCCACAGCGCCGGCAACATCTTGCGCGAATTCGCCGTGCTGAAGCGCCCGCAAGTGGTGCTGACCATGCTGATGAGTGTGCTGGCCTCGGCGAGCCTGTTCACCGTCTTCACCTATATCGCGCCGCTGCTGCGCGAGGTCACCGGCCTCACCCCGCACACCGTCACCTATGTGCTGCTGCTGTTCGGTGTCGGCATCACCATCGGCAACATCCTTGGCGGGCGCCTCGCCGACTGGCGGCTGATGCCCTCGCTGATGGCGAGCTTCATCGGCCTCACCGTCGTGATGGTCGCCATGGTGTTCACCAGCGCCGTCGTGGTGGCCGCCATCGCCACCGTCTTTGTGTGGGGCATCCTCGTCTTCGCCGTGGTGCCGCCGATCCAGACCCGTGTGGTCGACGCGGCTGTGGGCGCGCCGAACCTTGCCTCGACGCTCAATCAGGGCGCCTTCAACCTCGGCAATGCCGCCGGCGCTTGGATCGGCGGCGCGGCGATCACGGTCGGCATCGGCTATGCGGAACTGCCATGGGTTGGCGCGGCGCTGGCGGTCGGCGCGCTCGGCCTGTGCATGGTCTCGCAGGCGCTGGAGCGGCGCGATGGTGGCCTCGTCAGCGCCGCGGAAGCCCCGGCATGCGAAGAGTGCTGA
- a CDS encoding DMT family transporter, translating into MHPSTLLRRGILLMIAGSCVFAANDAFSKLALAHIPPSQILALRGVMAISFLVAIMAWKRETGMLRYAFDARVLLRGVLEAIVAMLFITAIVSMSIADATAIIQVAPLATMAAAVLFFGSRIRPLEWVAVGVGFVGVTLIVKPGSSAFDPMALLPLGAALLIAIRDFVTGRIGAHVPTLVVTFATAGIGMLIGFAGSTVEDWQALDLMTLGYLLAGSISLIGGHMLTIAAFRGNDPAAIAPFRYAAVVCSVGISAAVFHAMPDFVSLIGMAVIMAAGLFSMSQHRPAPHVVATPVLDTLPDEPRKAA; encoded by the coding sequence ATGCACCCCTCGACCCTTCTGCGCCGCGGCATCCTCCTGATGATCGCCGGCTCCTGCGTCTTTGCCGCCAATGACGCCTTCTCCAAGCTCGCGCTGGCGCATATCCCGCCCTCGCAGATCCTCGCTTTGCGCGGGGTGATGGCGATCAGCTTCCTGGTCGCGATCATGGCGTGGAAGCGCGAGACCGGGATGCTGCGCTACGCGTTCGATGCGCGGGTGCTGCTGCGCGGCGTGCTGGAAGCCATCGTGGCGATGCTGTTCATCACCGCCATCGTTTCCATGTCCATTGCCGACGCGACCGCCATCATTCAGGTCGCTCCGCTCGCCACCATGGCGGCGGCGGTGCTGTTCTTCGGCTCGCGCATCCGGCCGCTGGAATGGGTCGCGGTGGGCGTCGGCTTCGTCGGCGTCACGCTGATCGTCAAGCCGGGCAGCTCGGCCTTCGATCCGATGGCGCTGCTGCCGCTGGGCGCCGCCCTGCTCATCGCCATCCGCGATTTCGTCACCGGCCGCATCGGTGCGCATGTGCCGACGCTGGTCGTCACCTTCGCCACCGCCGGCATCGGCATGCTGATCGGCTTCGCCGGCAGCACGGTGGAGGACTGGCAGGCGCTCGACCTGATGACGCTGGGCTATCTGCTCGCCGGCAGCATCTCGCTCATTGGCGGGCACATGCTCACCATCGCCGCCTTCCGCGGCAATGATCCCGCCGCCATCGCGCCCTTCCGCTATGCGGCGGTGGTGTGCTCGGTCGGCATTTCCGCCGCCGTGTTCCACGCCATGCCGGACTTCGTCTCGCTCATCGGCATGGCCGTCATCATGGCCGCCGGGCTGTTCTCCATGAGCCAGCACCGCCCGGCCCCGCATGTCGTCGCCACGCCGGTGCTCGACACCCTGCCGGACGAGCCGCGCAAGGCGGCCTGA
- a CDS encoding TRAP transporter substrate-binding protein: protein MTTSTSRRRLLKGAGLAAAASTLAAPAIAQSAPQIRWRLTSSYPKTLDTIYGASLLLSKYVGEATDGRFTIDVFAPGEIVPGLQAFDAVQNRTVEMGQTALYYYIGKNPAFAPFTTMPFGLNARMQTAWLYHGGGNELQNAFLAKSGVIGFAGGNTGAQMGGWFRKEIKSVEDIKGLKMRLPGLAGQVLSRLGLVPQNLAGGDIYPALEKGTIDAAEFVGPVDDEKLGFNRVAPYYYYPGWWEGGPTIHFVANLAAWNELPRAYQAAFEAASAYANADMLAKYDARNPGALRRLVAGGAQLRPFPADLMDAAYKENTALMGEISAKNADFKTIYDSMLAFRNEEYLWWQVGEYPYDGYMIRARTRG, encoded by the coding sequence ATGACGACCTCGACGTCCCGCCGCCGCCTGCTGAAGGGCGCGGGCCTTGCCGCAGCCGCCTCGACGCTGGCCGCGCCCGCCATCGCCCAGAGCGCGCCGCAGATCCGCTGGCGCCTGACCTCGAGCTACCCCAAGACGCTCGACACCATCTATGGCGCCTCGCTGCTGCTGTCGAAATATGTCGGCGAGGCCACCGATGGGCGCTTCACCATCGACGTCTTCGCCCCCGGCGAGATCGTGCCCGGCCTGCAGGCATTCGACGCGGTGCAGAACCGCACGGTCGAGATGGGCCAGACAGCTCTCTATTACTATATCGGCAAGAACCCGGCCTTCGCGCCCTTCACCACGATGCCCTTCGGGCTCAATGCGCGGATGCAGACGGCGTGGCTCTACCATGGCGGCGGCAACGAACTGCAGAACGCCTTCCTCGCCAAGTCCGGCGTCATCGGTTTTGCCGGCGGCAATACCGGCGCGCAGATGGGCGGCTGGTTCCGCAAGGAGATCAAGTCGGTCGAGGATATCAAGGGACTGAAGATGCGCCTGCCGGGCCTTGCCGGCCAGGTGCTCTCGCGCCTCGGCCTCGTGCCGCAGAATCTCGCCGGCGGCGACATCTACCCGGCGCTGGAGAAGGGCACGATCGACGCGGCCGAGTTCGTCGGGCCGGTGGATGACGAGAAGCTCGGCTTCAACCGCGTCGCGCCCTATTACTACTATCCCGGCTGGTGGGAGGGTGGCCCGACCATCCATTTCGTCGCCAATCTCGCGGCGTGGAACGAGCTGCCGCGCGCCTATCAGGCGGCGTTCGAGGCGGCCTCGGCCTATGCCAATGCCGACATGCTGGCCAAGTATGACGCGCGCAACCCCGGCGCGCTGCGCCGGCTGGTGGCGGGCGGCGCCCAGCTGCGCCCGTTCCCGGCGGACCTGATGGACGCCGCCTACAAGGAAAACACCGCGCTGATGGGCGAGATCTCCGCCAAGAACGCGGACTTCAAGACGATCTACGACTCGATGCTGGCATTCCGCAACGAGGAGTATCTGTGGTGGCAGGTCGGCGAGTATCCGTATGACGGCTACATGATCCGCGCCCGCACGCGCGGCTGA